The region CGCGCCAGGAGTTCACATCTCCGCGTGGTAGGGGCAAGCCGCGAAGTGCCCGCTGGCCACCTCGGCCAGCGGCGGCCTCGCCTCCGCGCAGGCCGGCCGCGCAATCGGGCAGCGCCCGCGGAAGACGCAGCCGCTGGGCTTGTTGATTGGCGTGGGCACGTCGCCCTCGAGGATGATCCGCCCCGCGCGCGTCTTGCCGGGATCGGCGAGCGGCACGGCCGACAGCAGCGCCTTGCTGTAGGGATGCCGCGGCCGGTGGTAGACCTCCAGCGCCGGCCCCCC is a window of bacterium DNA encoding:
- a CDS encoding oligopeptide ABC transporter ATP-binding protein OppF (with OppABCD is involved in the transport of oligopeptides; OppF and OppD are ATP-binding proteins) — protein: GGPALEVYHRPRHPYSKALLSAVPLADPGKTRAGRIILEGDVPTPINKPSGCVFRGRCPIARPACAEARPPLAEVASGHFAACPYHAEM